A single region of the Rhizobium sp. NLR16a genome encodes:
- a CDS encoding glycosyltransferase — MNSKVDHRKPRLVFFQWDHQPNANAASYLLLHMQQQVKCLATHFDVFVVNRDCDYAEICDRYEPDLTLFESGYRSHGSRRIKITNTNTHLAVPKLGLHNADAWCDRRAGFLSDMEHWGIETYFAIATMAPEYMPAMRENLFVWPNFIDPEVYRDYGQQKVIPVTLTGQAYGLYPWRQMVFPTIRDRYPCLVSPQHAYESKLAAQLLSGEAYARALNASFVVPTCGTMGGEVVRKHFEIPGAKACLVTERTAAVEAAGFVDMQNCVFVDGSNVVERLDYLFAHPDELRRITTAGFSLIHSRHTLSHRPQVYQWFTLNKSLQFGERIIQSGPFGDLTKVRRISKQESVHIVGEACDRTLLKQGDLLLQQGRVEEAKHRYLSCLDYVSYLPEAKFRLAICALQEGDADRACDLLVDLVKVTIIEYGALDPDPVEWAYFLLALICRGQFERARKLQDFYPSLSHDEFRRARLVIAQLARSADGVALGRHGRDRKSIHQLFDRTDTEWFGWFAEILERCRQPDLANILRHAPLSASGGEKVAPPQFKPGAGWRLRLYSGIDGLMIKLRLNGLRPNVPPLPEFRYLWHLARGLIPHSQKARLRRIRTALSKHPVGTGN; from the coding sequence ATGAACAGCAAAGTCGATCATCGAAAGCCGCGGCTCGTTTTTTTTCAATGGGACCATCAGCCCAACGCGAACGCGGCCAGTTACCTGCTGCTGCACATGCAGCAGCAGGTCAAATGTCTTGCAACACATTTCGATGTCTTCGTCGTTAATCGCGACTGCGATTATGCAGAGATATGCGACAGGTACGAACCGGATCTGACGTTGTTTGAAAGCGGTTACCGGTCGCATGGCTCACGTCGGATAAAAATCACAAACACCAATACCCATCTCGCCGTTCCGAAGCTCGGTCTTCATAACGCCGATGCGTGGTGCGACCGACGCGCCGGCTTTCTTTCCGATATGGAGCACTGGGGCATCGAGACCTATTTCGCGATCGCAACCATGGCGCCGGAATATATGCCGGCAATGAGGGAGAATCTGTTCGTCTGGCCAAATTTCATCGATCCCGAAGTCTACCGCGACTATGGGCAGCAAAAGGTCATCCCGGTCACGCTCACGGGTCAGGCCTATGGTCTTTATCCCTGGCGACAGATGGTCTTTCCGACGATCCGCGACCGTTACCCCTGCCTGGTCTCGCCGCAACACGCCTATGAGAGCAAGCTGGCCGCCCAGCTCCTATCTGGAGAAGCCTATGCGCGCGCGCTGAACGCGAGCTTCGTCGTCCCCACATGCGGCACTATGGGCGGCGAGGTCGTGCGCAAGCATTTTGAGATCCCCGGGGCAAAGGCCTGTCTCGTGACAGAACGCACGGCAGCCGTGGAGGCGGCCGGCTTTGTCGACATGCAGAACTGTGTCTTTGTTGACGGCAGCAATGTAGTCGAGCGACTGGACTATCTTTTTGCCCATCCTGACGAACTAAGACGTATCACGACAGCCGGTTTCAGCCTGATCCATTCGCGTCATACGTTGAGCCACAGGCCGCAAGTATATCAGTGGTTCACGCTGAACAAGAGCCTGCAGTTCGGCGAAAGGATCATCCAGTCCGGCCCCTTCGGCGATCTTACAAAGGTCAGGCGTATCTCAAAGCAAGAGAGCGTCCATATCGTCGGGGAAGCATGCGATCGCACCTTGCTGAAGCAGGGAGACCTGCTTCTCCAGCAGGGCAGGGTGGAGGAGGCCAAGCACCGCTACCTCAGCTGTCTCGACTACGTATCCTACTTGCCCGAAGCGAAATTCCGCCTTGCCATCTGCGCATTACAGGAGGGCGACGCCGACCGCGCCTGTGATCTTCTGGTGGATCTGGTCAAGGTGACCATCATCGAATATGGGGCGCTCGATCCGGATCCGGTCGAATGGGCCTACTTCCTTCTTGCTTTGATTTGCAGAGGCCAGTTTGAACGGGCGCGGAAGCTGCAAGATTTCTATCCATCTCTGTCCCATGACGAATTCAGGCGCGCGCGCCTCGTCATCGCGCAGCTCGCTCGCTCAGCCGATGGGGTCGCCTTGGGAAGGCATGGCCGGGATCGAAAAAGCATTCATCAGCTTTTCGACCGAACCGACACCGAGTGGTTTGGATGGTTCGCCGAGATTCTTGAACGGTGCCGGCAGCCAGATCTTGCAAATATTCTTCGTCATGCTCCGCTTAGCGCAAGCGGTGGCGAGAAAGTGGCACCTCCACAGTTCAAACCTGGTGCTGGCTGGCGCCTGCGACTCTATTCGGGCATCGACGGCCTGATGATCAAACTGCGCCTGAATGGCTTGAGGCCGAATGTGCCGCCTCTGCCGGAGTTCCGATATCTCTGGCATCTTGCGCGGGGTCTTATCCCTCATTCGCAGAAAGCCCGGTTGCGCAGGATTCGAACGGCGCTTTCCAAGCATCCTGTGGGCACCGGCAATTAG
- a CDS encoding UDP-glucuronic acid decarboxylase family protein, with product MHGYKRIMVTGGTGFLGSFLCERLLREGNDVLCVDNFYTGSRDNVLHLLDDPRFEILRHDITFPLYVEVDEIYNLACPASPVHYQHDPVQTVKTNVHGAINMLGLAKRTKAKIFQASTSEVYGDPAVHPQPEEYRGSVSPIGPRACYDEGKRCAETLFFDYHRQYGVEIRVARIFNTYGPRMQTNDGRVVSNFIVQALRNEPITIFGDGRQTRSFCYVDDLIDGFIRLMAAPAGVTGPINLGNPGEFQVRELAEMVIEMTGSKSGIVYKALPIDDPTQRKPDISRATQQLGWQPKVNLREGLERTIAYFEWKLSGGVTNKLSAHSWQEAYPHLASPGVELNAPEAIR from the coding sequence ATGCACGGATACAAGCGAATCATGGTTACCGGCGGCACCGGATTTCTGGGATCATTCCTGTGCGAAAGGCTTTTGCGAGAGGGCAACGACGTCCTCTGTGTGGACAATTTCTACACCGGTTCGCGCGATAACGTACTGCACCTTCTCGACGATCCTCGTTTTGAGATACTCCGCCACGACATCACCTTCCCGCTTTATGTGGAGGTCGACGAGATCTACAATCTTGCCTGCCCGGCATCTCCGGTCCACTACCAGCACGATCCCGTGCAGACCGTAAAGACCAATGTGCACGGGGCGATCAATATGCTCGGCCTGGCCAAACGCACCAAAGCGAAGATCTTCCAGGCATCGACGAGTGAGGTCTACGGCGACCCGGCGGTTCACCCGCAGCCCGAGGAGTATCGCGGCAGCGTCAGTCCCATCGGCCCGCGGGCATGCTATGATGAAGGCAAGCGGTGTGCCGAGACGCTGTTTTTCGACTATCATCGTCAATATGGCGTGGAAATCCGGGTGGCGCGGATCTTCAATACCTACGGTCCCCGAATGCAGACGAATGACGGCCGCGTCGTCTCCAATTTCATCGTTCAGGCGCTTCGCAACGAGCCGATCACCATCTTCGGCGACGGCAGGCAAACTCGGTCGTTCTGCTACGTGGACGACCTGATCGACGGCTTCATCCGTTTGATGGCCGCCCCCGCTGGGGTTACGGGCCCGATCAATCTCGGCAATCCCGGAGAATTCCAGGTCCGTGAATTGGCAGAAATGGTGATCGAAATGACCGGATCGAAGTCCGGCATCGTCTACAAGGCTCTGCCGATTGACGATCCGACACAACGCAAGCCCGACATCAGCCGCGCGACGCAACAACTGGGCTGGCAACCGAAGGTGAACCTTCGCGAGGGGCTTGAGAGGACGATCGCTTATTTCGAGTGGAAGCTTTCTGGCGGAGTAACGAACAAACTCAGCGCCCACTCCTGGCAAGAGGCATATCCGCATCTGGCGTCACCGGGCGTCGAACTCAATGCTCCTGAAGCCATTCGATAG
- a CDS encoding sugar transferase: MSLFASSAITSDLRKAANSVPSVASPTPAAEFNKRAGLNIPVPLRRRLPRLAASSFLVAGDIASYLIAYLVLLPFLPHGSENMVPERAFALAALAAIVLYASNALYPGYRLHDHEHLRRRTTASFKVAVIAALGAILLPEGLGLLLPIIGFLGLGLVVQPVMRGAARGLSWRLGIWGEPAVIIGARNRIPALVAYFSEHWHYGIRPEVSSPDTSEVFLDNGPSIALIADDTGSFIAELATMRRQFAEVILLSDTPNLKITGLRPADVSGEIGVRLAVGGRSAGTNLVRRVLDLVIAVPATLVLMPCILVAAAAIYAIDPGPVFFRHTREGLSGKPVRVLKLRTMYRDAEQRLETLFRDNPAIQAEWSNHFKLRQDPRILPVIGHVLRASSFDELPQLVNIIAGEMSFVGPRPFPEYHLSAMDSEFRVKRRSVTPGLTGLWQISERSNADIELQQQLDEFYIDNRSLWFDWHILLSTIPAVLKGKGAC, from the coding sequence ATGTCCCTATTTGCGTCGTCAGCAATCACGTCCGACCTGCGGAAGGCGGCAAACTCCGTCCCATCAGTGGCAAGCCCCACGCCGGCCGCCGAATTCAACAAGCGGGCAGGGCTGAATATCCCTGTTCCATTGAGGCGCAGGTTGCCTCGGCTTGCTGCTTCGTCATTTCTGGTCGCCGGCGACATCGCAAGCTATCTGATAGCCTATCTTGTTCTGCTGCCGTTTCTTCCGCACGGTTCGGAGAATATGGTGCCGGAGCGCGCTTTCGCCCTCGCAGCACTGGCAGCAATCGTTCTTTATGCATCGAACGCGCTCTATCCCGGATATCGGCTTCACGACCACGAACATCTGCGCCGCCGAACGACAGCGTCCTTCAAGGTGGCCGTCATCGCAGCGCTTGGTGCGATCCTTCTGCCGGAAGGGTTAGGACTGCTGCTTCCGATCATCGGCTTCCTTGGCCTCGGATTGGTTGTTCAACCTGTTATGCGGGGGGCCGCACGAGGACTGTCCTGGAGGCTTGGTATCTGGGGTGAGCCGGCAGTGATCATTGGTGCCCGCAATCGTATCCCTGCGCTTGTGGCGTATTTCTCCGAGCATTGGCACTATGGCATTCGGCCGGAAGTCTCTTCTCCCGATACTTCGGAAGTATTTCTCGACAATGGGCCGTCGATTGCCCTGATCGCTGACGATACGGGTTCATTTATCGCCGAGTTGGCAACGATGCGTCGGCAGTTCGCCGAAGTCATCCTCCTCTCCGACACGCCGAACCTCAAGATAACCGGATTGCGACCGGCAGACGTCAGCGGAGAGATCGGTGTTCGCTTGGCCGTCGGTGGGAGATCGGCAGGCACGAACCTGGTTCGTCGAGTCCTCGATCTCGTGATCGCCGTCCCTGCGACGCTGGTGCTTATGCCCTGCATTCTGGTTGCCGCCGCCGCGATCTATGCCATCGATCCGGGGCCCGTCTTCTTCAGACACACCAGGGAAGGTTTGTCTGGCAAGCCGGTGCGCGTCCTGAAACTGAGAACGATGTACAGAGATGCGGAACAGCGCCTCGAAACCTTGTTCCGGGACAATCCGGCCATACAAGCCGAGTGGTCGAACCACTTCAAGCTTCGGCAGGACCCGCGCATCCTGCCGGTGATCGGGCATGTCCTTCGCGCGTCGAGTTTCGACGAACTCCCGCAGTTGGTGAACATCATTGCAGGAGAGATGTCCTTCGTGGGACCGCGCCCCTTCCCGGAGTATCACCTCTCGGCAATGGATAGCGAGTTTCGTGTCAAGCGGCGTTCGGTAACACCTGGGCTAACGGGGCTTTGGCAGATATCCGAACGAAGCAACGCGGATATCGAACTGCAGCAGCAACTCGACGAGTTCTACATCGACAATCGGTCCCTGTGGTTCGACTGGCACATTCTTCTCAGCACAATTCCTGCGGTTCTGAAAGGCAAGGGAGCTTGCTGA
- a CDS encoding WecB/TagA/CpsF family glycosyltransferase, with translation MRKQTADRIQASVLKQKDSLGWTNVLGVRISAVNLKSATGFIQKGIEDGRREYVCVRDAHGVVRCQDDPELRSIHNRAFLVTPDGMPLVWALKRAGHSESDRVYGPDLMLSVFEAGISKGLRHFLYGATAETLEQLQARLLARFPQAQIAGTYAPPFHKLSLQEEADIADRLNRSGADIIWVGLSSPKQELWMARMRDRLEASMLIGVGAAFDFHAGLKRQAPRIIQRSGFEWAFRLLCEPRRLWRRYALVVPTFISLTAFQRLGLRKFPIEDEVFGSSAPKTAAAKV, from the coding sequence ATGAGAAAGCAAACAGCAGACAGAATCCAAGCTTCAGTTCTTAAGCAAAAGGACTCTTTGGGATGGACTAATGTCCTTGGTGTTCGCATTTCGGCGGTTAATCTTAAAAGCGCGACCGGTTTTATTCAAAAGGGCATCGAAGACGGCAGGAGGGAATATGTGTGCGTTCGCGACGCCCACGGTGTCGTGCGATGTCAAGATGATCCAGAGCTGCGGTCGATACATAACCGGGCGTTCCTCGTAACCCCCGACGGCATGCCACTGGTATGGGCGTTGAAGCGTGCTGGCCATTCGGAAAGCGACAGGGTCTACGGACCTGACCTGATGTTGTCTGTTTTCGAGGCCGGAATATCCAAAGGTCTGCGCCATTTCCTCTATGGCGCAACAGCCGAGACGCTGGAGCAGTTGCAGGCGCGCCTTCTCGCAAGATTCCCGCAGGCGCAGATCGCCGGCACCTATGCACCGCCTTTTCATAAGCTGTCGTTGCAAGAGGAGGCTGATATCGCAGACCGGCTCAACCGGTCGGGTGCGGATATTATTTGGGTCGGCCTCAGCAGTCCCAAGCAGGAACTCTGGATGGCGCGCATGCGCGACCGTCTCGAAGCTTCGATGCTCATCGGTGTCGGAGCTGCATTCGATTTCCACGCCGGCCTCAAGCGGCAGGCTCCGAGGATAATTCAAAGAAGCGGCTTTGAATGGGCCTTTCGTCTTTTATGCGAACCGCGACGGCTGTGGCGGCGCTACGCGCTCGTCGTGCCGACCTTCATCTCACTGACAGCATTCCAGAGGCTGGGGCTTCGGAAGTTTCCGATCGAAGACGAGGTTTTTGGATCGAGCGCGCCAAAAACAGCAGCCGCAAAGGTGTGA
- a CDS encoding right-handed parallel beta-helix repeat-containing protein, translated as MRLRFAPILSFLLASLFPQPSNLAAVSPDADAPDRLQAALREATCAEASPATFSDRLKGTSLSKVLTGTSAPRAVFYVSPDGKDSWSGRLPKANPQRTDGPFASIERARDAAREKGRENTIAIGKGDYYLAEPIVFDARDAGLVIAARCNEAPVLHGGPLIRNWTAQADGRWTASLKLPPGRELGDLFVNGALQTQARFPNAPLDGDPRKGWLFAAKCAEDDDIWHGNTRFCFHAGDLPISKNTAGLVTHIVGGFRPGSQWGSDTLPVVSIDTANRAVNTRGTAYFFTAEGSRYFLAGAAALLDAPGEWWYDRAGEQLVYLPTDGLPIRSTAVAGILPTFFRLDGADRMVVSGLQFREGDPRGSGKFGTDTRSFGAIRIERADGVRLLGNSIDNVGVGIHVSESKDVLIAGNEIADVAGNGIYVGTTYGTFLKSDGATILSNHIQDIGRVYFETAGIWFQAADNVRIAHNLIENAAQFGIAGGSLWGPQDAVHDAVIEHNVVRNANQQTADGGAIKMMGEQADPLNSSIRYNLVTGTGQLMNRVDGTFWPPGYENTSEWPSPISWAIYTDGKASGVRIEGNTLSDNISAIGINGGWSNLVTGNVITGGSGAAFRVDDGTGWGWHPPWAGPNRIEDNIVSVESGNGLAAYIYVPDHKLGSVQFARNRYSGNLNDKSFRIHPEIMLSGEFGSLGDLQKAGIDIGSVASHPE; from the coding sequence ATCAGGCTGCGCTTCGCACCGATCTTGAGCTTTCTGCTTGCTTCGCTCTTTCCGCAGCCGAGCAACCTGGCCGCAGTGAGTCCGGACGCAGATGCGCCCGACAGGCTGCAGGCAGCGCTCAGGGAAGCGACTTGCGCGGAAGCGTCGCCGGCGACCTTTTCGGACAGGCTGAAGGGGACTTCTCTGAGCAAAGTACTGACGGGCACATCCGCGCCCCGGGCGGTATTCTATGTTTCTCCCGATGGCAAAGACAGTTGGAGTGGGCGTCTTCCCAAAGCCAATCCTCAGCGTACCGATGGTCCTTTTGCCAGCATCGAGCGAGCTCGGGACGCTGCGCGTGAGAAGGGCCGCGAAAACACGATCGCAATAGGCAAGGGGGACTATTATCTCGCTGAACCGATAGTCTTCGACGCCCGCGACGCGGGCCTGGTCATCGCGGCAAGGTGCAACGAAGCGCCGGTTCTGCACGGTGGCCCGCTTATACGCAATTGGACGGCACAGGCCGATGGCCGATGGACCGCGTCGCTGAAGCTGCCTCCAGGCAGGGAGTTGGGCGACCTTTTCGTCAACGGGGCGCTCCAGACGCAGGCCCGCTTTCCCAATGCTCCGCTCGATGGAGACCCGCGCAAAGGATGGCTTTTTGCGGCCAAGTGCGCTGAGGACGACGACATATGGCATGGCAACACGCGTTTTTGTTTCCATGCCGGCGATCTTCCGATCTCCAAAAATACAGCGGGGCTTGTCACCCACATTGTCGGTGGTTTTCGCCCCGGCAGCCAATGGGGCAGTGACACCCTCCCTGTGGTTTCAATCGATACCGCCAACCGGGCCGTCAACACCAGAGGCACTGCCTATTTCTTCACCGCGGAAGGCAGCCGCTATTTCCTTGCCGGGGCGGCGGCCCTGCTCGATGCTCCCGGCGAGTGGTGGTATGACCGCGCTGGGGAGCAACTCGTCTACCTCCCAACCGATGGATTGCCAATCAGATCTACGGCTGTCGCCGGTATCCTGCCGACATTCTTCAGGCTGGATGGAGCCGACCGGATGGTTGTATCAGGGCTTCAGTTCCGGGAAGGGGACCCGCGCGGTAGCGGCAAGTTCGGTACCGACACCAGGAGCTTTGGCGCCATACGGATCGAGCGGGCGGACGGCGTCCGGCTGCTCGGCAACTCCATCGACAATGTCGGCGTCGGCATCCATGTTTCCGAGAGCAAGGATGTCTTGATTGCCGGCAACGAGATTGCGGATGTGGCCGGCAACGGGATTTATGTTGGCACGACCTACGGCACTTTCCTCAAATCGGACGGTGCGACAATCCTGTCGAACCACATCCAGGACATCGGCAGGGTCTATTTCGAAACGGCCGGGATATGGTTCCAGGCTGCCGACAATGTCAGGATCGCTCACAATCTCATCGAAAACGCGGCTCAGTTCGGTATTGCCGGTGGCTCGCTATGGGGACCTCAGGACGCAGTTCATGATGCGGTCATCGAACACAACGTGGTCCGCAACGCCAATCAGCAAACGGCAGATGGCGGCGCCATCAAGATGATGGGTGAGCAGGCCGATCCTTTGAACAGCAGCATTCGCTATAATCTCGTCACCGGAACAGGTCAGCTTATGAACAGGGTCGATGGGACATTCTGGCCTCCCGGATACGAAAATACCAGTGAATGGCCTTCTCCTATAAGTTGGGCGATCTATACCGACGGCAAGGCCAGTGGAGTGCGCATCGAAGGAAATACGCTTTCGGATAACATATCGGCGATCGGCATAAACGGCGGCTGGAGCAACCTGGTGACAGGAAACGTCATCACAGGCGGGTCTGGCGCTGCCTTTCGCGTCGATGACGGTACGGGCTGGGGGTGGCATCCCCCTTGGGCAGGCCCCAATCGCATCGAGGACAATATCGTCTCGGTCGAGAGCGGCAATGGGCTTGCAGCATACATTTACGTGCCGGACCACAAGCTCGGATCGGTGCAGTTTGCGCGCAACCGCTACAGCGGCAATCTGAACGACAAGAGCTTCAGGATACACCCGGAGATCATGCTTTCAGGAGAGTTTGGCAGTCTAGGCGATCTTCAGAAGGCCGGGATCGACATCGGGAGCGTGGCGTCGCACCCCGAGTAA
- a CDS encoding O-antigen ligase family protein, whose product MRAYTLKASNGPTVSWRAIECWGAGFCLFLQTGALFPLMLADADGALGDHARSILRLLCLPVYGFTFLMLVRNFPLFLTALKRNWFVPLMVAMPFVSVFWSVGPSTTFRRAIGLLFTVLLAYVLAIRFTPRQLLLLAFATFGTCIVLSLLVFVASPSLARMPMDGSVRGIFIHKNSLGWYAAMMILVSTAVLIDGNRGLRRTALLFLIAGGACLVASGSMTAIIATASAYCLIGFYSLLRRIGGISRIVFVLFFVQMFVGLLLLLHEFLVPFLEALGKDATLTGRVPLWELVDGQIADHLLLGFGYQAFWTEANPEAWIIWSRIQWMAPHAHNGFRDTLLNFGISGMILFALMLLQALRQGAVLQCRDPHYGWLWLNVFTVVILVMNLTETIFLIQNDAIFVLFMSGIIMFSLYEPVVSTAPGQQLRASAGSTTAELQI is encoded by the coding sequence ATGAGAGCCTATACGCTTAAAGCCTCGAATGGGCCGACCGTCAGTTGGCGAGCGATAGAGTGCTGGGGCGCAGGCTTTTGCCTTTTTCTTCAAACAGGCGCCCTTTTCCCGCTCATGCTGGCGGACGCCGACGGAGCCCTTGGCGATCATGCCAGGTCTATATTGCGTCTGCTTTGCCTGCCCGTATACGGCTTTACATTCTTGATGCTGGTAAGGAATTTTCCGCTGTTTCTAACGGCGCTCAAGCGAAATTGGTTTGTCCCCTTGATGGTCGCCATGCCGTTTGTGTCCGTCTTCTGGTCGGTGGGCCCATCAACGACATTCAGGCGCGCCATCGGCCTGCTCTTTACAGTGCTTCTGGCTTACGTGCTGGCAATACGCTTCACACCACGGCAGTTGCTTCTCCTGGCATTTGCCACCTTCGGAACATGCATCGTCCTCAGCCTTCTGGTCTTCGTGGCGTCGCCGAGTCTCGCTCGCATGCCAATGGACGGGTCCGTGCGTGGCATATTCATCCACAAGAACAGTCTCGGTTGGTACGCCGCCATGATGATACTGGTGTCGACGGCCGTTTTAATTGACGGTAACCGGGGTTTACGGCGAACCGCCTTGCTTTTCTTGATCGCGGGCGGGGCCTGTCTCGTGGCCTCCGGATCGATGACCGCGATCATTGCGACGGCATCGGCCTATTGCTTGATCGGGTTCTATTCCCTGTTGCGGCGGATCGGTGGCATCAGCCGCATCGTCTTCGTCCTGTTTTTTGTTCAAATGTTCGTTGGGCTCCTCCTTTTGCTTCACGAATTCCTGGTTCCATTCCTGGAGGCGCTTGGCAAGGATGCCACTTTGACGGGCCGAGTGCCCTTATGGGAGCTGGTCGATGGTCAGATCGCCGATCACCTGCTGCTCGGCTTCGGCTACCAGGCCTTTTGGACAGAGGCGAACCCCGAGGCCTGGATTATCTGGTCGAGGATCCAATGGATGGCTCCCCACGCCCATAACGGATTCCGCGACACGCTGCTGAACTTCGGAATAAGCGGAATGATCTTGTTCGCTCTGATGCTTTTGCAGGCCTTGCGCCAAGGGGCGGTCCTCCAATGCCGCGATCCGCATTATGGCTGGCTCTGGTTGAATGTCTTTACAGTCGTGATTTTGGTGATGAATCTGACCGAAACGATCTTCCTGATCCAGAATGATGCGATTTTCGTTCTGTTTATGTCGGGCATCATCATGTTCTCTCTATATGAGCCCGTTGTTTCGACGGCTCCCGGCCAGCAACTGCGGGCCTCGGCAGGCAGCACAACGGCGGAGCTGCAGATTTGA
- a CDS encoding glycosyltransferase, which produces MERPTISVLINNYNYGCFLPRAIDSALRQKASNAEIIVVDDGSSDQSRSVLEGYENRVKVLFQENRGQAAAINAAVKASSGEILCFLDADDWWAPGKLSATAAAFQSNPHASLVYHRLQPTQIDGSIAFKPIPRTLCSGDLSSRLARSAGWWPFPLTSAIAVRRSAWDAAGDIPEQFHISADAWLAGLYPFLGNVVALSDSLGFYRIHNNNWYRSVDDAAMLRKRMAHWRTVVEVTNQFLSAHDLAGRLRLTDHFPYRVASVRLEGADTRTRFRLAVEGLFFAGEPNLLRRMREALRTARDLPRRGQAVGLSESAR; this is translated from the coding sequence ATGGAGCGGCCGACGATCAGCGTCCTCATCAACAACTACAACTACGGTTGCTTCCTTCCTCGGGCGATCGACAGCGCCCTGCGCCAAAAGGCGTCTAATGCCGAAATCATCGTCGTCGATGACGGCTCGAGCGATCAGTCGCGCTCGGTTCTGGAAGGATATGAAAACCGGGTGAAGGTGCTCTTCCAGGAGAACCGGGGACAGGCCGCCGCCATCAATGCCGCTGTGAAGGCAAGCAGTGGCGAAATCCTCTGTTTTCTCGATGCCGATGACTGGTGGGCGCCGGGCAAGCTGTCGGCAACAGCCGCTGCTTTCCAGTCGAATCCTCATGCATCGCTTGTTTATCACCGACTGCAGCCGACGCAGATCGATGGCTCAATAGCCTTCAAGCCAATTCCTCGGACCTTGTGTTCGGGAGATTTGTCGTCACGGCTTGCGAGATCGGCCGGCTGGTGGCCCTTCCCACTGACATCAGCCATCGCTGTAAGACGTAGCGCGTGGGATGCGGCAGGAGATATTCCCGAACAGTTCCACATTTCCGCCGACGCCTGGCTCGCGGGCCTCTACCCATTTCTGGGGAACGTTGTCGCCTTGTCGGATTCACTCGGATTCTACCGAATTCACAACAATAACTGGTATCGGTCAGTCGATGACGCCGCCATGCTGCGAAAGCGCATGGCCCATTGGCGGACTGTCGTCGAAGTGACGAACCAGTTTCTTTCCGCCCACGATTTAGCGGGAAGGTTGCGTCTGACCGATCACTTTCCGTACCGGGTTGCCTCCGTCAGGCTGGAGGGCGCAGATACACGCACCCGGTTCAGACTTGCTGTTGAAGGGCTTTTTTTCGCCGGAGAACCAAACTTGCTGAGGCGTATGCGTGAGGCATTGCGGACAGCCCGCGACCTTCCTCGACGCGGTCAGGCTGTTGGCTTGTCGGAGTCGGCACGATGA
- a CDS encoding glycosyltransferase family 4 protein, whose product MKALMLVSELEDYTISFANGVAQHLQVVLAVPHRRYANLASAFDPAVDLHLLDWPRHRSLSNPWFLHQLTRLIRTERPNIIHLLSNSTLWLNFAAPFWRPIPLVTTVHDVDVHPGDSDTRTLPAWAPQLMVRQSGHVVVHGEGLKRMVLERYSKSPDRVHVLSHPAIHRYAELARQHKLTRRHADGTLRVLLFGRIFAYKGLEHLVRAEAMLKDQLPNLRITVAGRGDDPWIFQPLMGEAGRYDIRNRFIEDMEVAQLFLDADIVVLPYTEASQSGVLNLAAAFGKPVIVTDVGELRDTVLPNGLGMVVRPGDVEQLASAIRTLAENNELRSSLGTSALAWATGPNSPEQVGAKAAAVYREVVGACG is encoded by the coding sequence ATGAAGGCGCTGATGCTGGTTTCCGAACTCGAAGACTACACCATCTCCTTCGCCAACGGTGTTGCGCAACACCTGCAGGTCGTGCTCGCAGTTCCGCATCGGCGCTATGCCAACCTTGCCTCCGCCTTCGATCCGGCTGTCGATCTGCACCTTTTGGACTGGCCACGGCACCGCTCACTCTCCAACCCCTGGTTCCTGCACCAACTCACGCGTCTCATCCGGACCGAGCGGCCGAACATCATTCACCTTCTGAGCAATTCCACACTCTGGTTGAACTTTGCTGCGCCATTCTGGCGCCCGATCCCTCTGGTGACGACCGTCCACGATGTTGACGTGCATCCCGGCGATTCCGACACCCGCACGCTGCCCGCCTGGGCTCCGCAACTGATGGTGCGGCAATCAGGTCATGTGGTCGTTCATGGTGAGGGGCTGAAACGAATGGTTCTCGAGCGATATTCAAAATCGCCTGATCGCGTCCATGTCCTGTCGCATCCGGCCATTCATCGCTACGCGGAGCTCGCTCGACAGCACAAGCTGACGCGGCGCCACGCAGATGGAACCTTGCGCGTCCTGCTTTTCGGGCGGATATTTGCTTACAAGGGATTGGAGCATCTGGTCCGCGCCGAGGCGATGCTGAAGGACCAGCTCCCCAATCTGCGCATCACGGTCGCCGGCCGCGGCGATGATCCCTGGATCTTCCAGCCCCTAATGGGCGAAGCCGGCCGCTATGATATTCGCAACCGCTTTATCGAGGATATGGAGGTCGCCCAGCTTTTTCTGGATGCCGATATCGTTGTTCTTCCCTACACGGAAGCCTCGCAAAGCGGTGTCCTCAACCTTGCCGCGGCATTTGGCAAACCGGTCATCGTGACCGACGTCGGCGAATTACGCGACACCGTTCTACCAAACGGACTGGGAATGGTGGTTCGGCCAGGGGACGTCGAACAGCTCGCCAGTGCCATCCGGACACTGGCGGAAAACAACGAATTGAGAAGCAGCTTAGGGACCAGCGCGCTCGCCTGGGCCACAGGTCCGAATTCGCCTGAGCAGGTCGGCGCAAAGGCTGCGGCCGTTTATCGTGAGGTGGTCGGAGCATGCGGATGA